The following proteins come from a genomic window of Mammaliicoccus sp. Marseille-Q6498:
- the rpsA gene encoding 30S ribosomal protein S1 yields the protein MTEEFNESMINEVQEGDKVKGTVQQIEDKHVVVHIDGGKFDGIIPISQLSTQHIETANEVVNIGDEIEAFVTKIEADDESGHYILSKRKLDENLSYENLQAILENDETIEAEVTEVVKGGLVVDAGIRGFIPASLISVDYVEDFSDYLGKVLTLKVEELDQTNNRVILSRKKVEQESLSADKEELLTSISQGDILEGKVARIANFGAFIDLGGVDGLVHVSELSHDHVKTPDEVVKVGDTVKVKVRAVDREAERISLSIKDTLASPFEEIDNNFSVGDIVSGKVVRLAQFGAFVEIGPGLQGLVHISQISHEHIGNPDEVLEKGQDVQVKILGIDKEEERISLSIKDTVEQESDYDESYLNQSDSDDDNPTLGDVFGDKLKNLKL from the coding sequence ATGACTGAAGAATTCAATGAATCCATGATAAACGAAGTGCAAGAAGGTGACAAAGTTAAGGGTACTGTGCAACAAATAGAAGATAAACATGTAGTTGTACACATTGATGGTGGTAAGTTTGATGGCATCATTCCAATAAGCCAACTTTCAACTCAACACATCGAAACAGCTAATGAAGTCGTCAATATTGGTGATGAAATTGAAGCTTTCGTGACTAAGATTGAAGCGGATGATGAAAGTGGACATTACATTTTATCAAAACGTAAGTTAGATGAGAATTTATCTTATGAAAATCTTCAAGCAATTTTAGAAAATGACGAAACAATTGAAGCTGAAGTAACAGAAGTTGTTAAAGGTGGTCTAGTAGTTGATGCCGGTATTAGAGGTTTCATACCAGCGTCACTTATTTCAGTAGACTATGTTGAAGACTTCTCAGATTATTTAGGTAAAGTTTTAACGCTTAAAGTTGAAGAATTAGATCAAACTAATAATCGTGTTATTTTAAGTCGTAAGAAGGTTGAACAAGAATCTTTAAGTGCAGATAAAGAAGAATTATTAACTAGTATTTCTCAAGGTGACATATTAGAAGGTAAAGTAGCTAGAATAGCTAACTTTGGTGCATTTATTGATTTAGGTGGCGTTGATGGTTTAGTACACGTTTCAGAATTATCACACGATCATGTTAAAACACCTGATGAAGTTGTTAAAGTCGGAGATACAGTTAAAGTTAAAGTACGTGCTGTAGATCGTGAAGCAGAAAGAATTTCATTATCAATTAAAGACACACTTGCAAGTCCATTTGAAGAAATTGATAACAACTTTAGTGTAGGCGATATCGTTTCAGGTAAAGTTGTACGTTTAGCTCAATTTGGTGCATTTGTTGAAATTGGACCTGGTTTACAAGGTTTAGTTCATATTTCACAGATTAGTCATGAACATATCGGTAATCCTGATGAAGTACTTGAAAAAGGACAAGACGTTCAAGTTAAAATATTAGGTATTGATAAAGAAGAAGAAAGAATTTCATTATCAATTAAAGATACAGTTGAACAAGAGAGTGATTATGATGAGTCATATTTAAATCAATCTGACTCAGACGATGATAACCCTACATTAGGCGACGTATTCGGAGACAAACTTAAAAACTTAAAATTATAA
- the der gene encoding ribosome biogenesis GTPase Der, with the protein MTKPIIAIVGKPNVGKSTIFNRIIGERVSIVEDTPGITRDRIYSSGEWLTHDFNLIDTGGIDLGDEPFQQQIRAQAEVAIDEADVIIFMVNGREGVTQADEMVAKILYKSNKPVVLAVNKIDNPEMRSEIYDFYSLGFGEPFPISGSHGLGLGDLLDEAAKHFPTEQDPDYDDETIRLSLIGRPNVGKSSLINAILGEERVIVSPIAGTTRDAIDTLYTYDDQEYVLIDTAGMRKKGKVYESTEKYSVLRALKAIERSNVVLVVIDADEGIIEQDKKVAGYAHEAGRAIVIVVNKWDTVEKDSKTMKKFEEKVRDNFQFLDYAPIAFVSALEKSRLKTLFPLIKMADENHRKRVQSSTLNEVITDAVAMNPTPTDNGRRLNIFYATQVAIQPPTFVVFVNDVELMHFSYKRFIENRIRDAFGYEGTPVHIITRKRN; encoded by the coding sequence ATGACAAAGCCCATTATAGCGATTGTAGGAAAACCTAATGTAGGTAAGTCTACAATTTTCAATAGAATTATTGGTGAAAGAGTTTCAATAGTAGAAGATACACCTGGTATTACGAGAGATAGAATTTATTCAAGTGGTGAATGGTTAACACATGATTTCAATTTAATTGATACAGGTGGAATAGATTTAGGAGATGAGCCATTCCAACAACAAATAAGAGCACAAGCTGAAGTTGCAATTGATGAAGCTGATGTTATTATTTTCATGGTGAATGGTAGAGAGGGCGTTACACAGGCTGATGAAATGGTAGCAAAAATACTATATAAATCTAATAAACCTGTCGTTCTTGCTGTTAATAAAATTGATAACCCTGAAATGAGAAGTGAAATTTATGATTTCTATTCTTTAGGATTTGGTGAACCATTCCCAATTTCAGGTTCTCACGGATTGGGCTTAGGTGATTTGTTAGATGAAGCAGCTAAACATTTCCCAACTGAGCAAGATCCTGATTATGATGATGAAACAATTAGACTATCATTGATTGGCCGTCCAAACGTCGGTAAATCAAGTTTAATTAATGCTATTTTAGGAGAAGAACGCGTTATCGTTTCTCCTATAGCTGGTACGACAAGAGATGCTATAGATACACTTTATACTTATGACGATCAAGAATATGTATTAATCGATACTGCCGGCATGAGAAAAAAAGGTAAAGTTTATGAAAGTACTGAAAAATACTCAGTCTTAAGAGCTTTAAAAGCAATCGAAAGATCAAATGTTGTTCTTGTTGTAATAGATGCAGATGAAGGTATCATCGAACAAGATAAAAAAGTTGCTGGTTATGCTCATGAAGCAGGTAGAGCAATCGTAATAGTCGTAAATAAATGGGATACCGTTGAAAAAGACTCTAAAACGATGAAAAAATTCGAAGAAAAAGTTAGAGATAACTTCCAATTCCTAGATTACGCACCAATTGCGTTCGTTTCTGCTTTAGAAAAATCAAGATTAAAAACATTGTTCCCATTAATCAAAATGGCGGATGAAAATCATCGTAAACGTGTTCAAAGTTCAACTTTAAATGAAGTTATTACAGATGCTGTAGCAATGAACCCAACGCCAACTGATAATGGTAGAAGGTTAAATATCTTCTATGCCACTCAAGTTGCAATACAACCACCTACATTTGTAGTGTTTGTTAACGATGTTGAATTAATGCATTTCTCATATAAACGTTTTATAGAAAATCGTATTAGAGATGCGTTCGGTTATGAAGGAACACCAGTTCATATAATCACGAGAAAAAGAAACTAA
- a CDS encoding NAD(P)H-dependent glycerol-3-phosphate dehydrogenase: MTNITVFGTGSWGTALANVLADNEHNVLMWGKTEATINEINTNHSNQKYLKEITINETIKATSDLKDAVHHSSIFIIAVPTKAIREVSENINQIADGKKVFIHVAKGIEPETFKRISEMIDESIDSKLNGGIAVLSGPSHAEEVAIKHPTTVSVSSENQEVACLAQDLFMTDYFRVYTNNDLIGIEIGGALKNIIALAAGITDGIGYGDNAKAALITRGLAEISRLGVKMGADPMTFLGLGGIGDLIVTCTSVHSRNWKCGNMLGKGATLDEALEEMNMVVEGVRTTKAAHHLAEKYNVEMPITSILYKVLFEDYPVPEGVKDLMERDKKSENI, from the coding sequence ATGACTAATATAACTGTGTTTGGGACAGGAAGCTGGGGGACAGCTTTAGCAAATGTGTTAGCAGATAATGAACACAACGTTTTAATGTGGGGTAAAACTGAAGCAACAATCAATGAAATAAATACGAACCATAGTAATCAAAAATATTTAAAAGAAATTACAATTAACGAAACGATTAAAGCTACTTCAGACTTAAAAGACGCTGTACATCATTCTTCAATTTTTATTATTGCAGTACCGACTAAAGCGATTAGAGAAGTCTCTGAAAATATTAATCAAATTGCTGATGGTAAAAAAGTATTTATACATGTAGCTAAAGGTATTGAACCTGAAACTTTCAAAAGAATTTCAGAAATGATTGATGAGTCAATTGATTCTAAATTAAATGGGGGCATTGCAGTACTATCAGGTCCAAGTCATGCTGAAGAAGTTGCAATTAAACACCCAACTACTGTTTCAGTTTCATCTGAAAACCAAGAAGTTGCATGTTTAGCTCAAGATTTGTTTATGACTGATTATTTCAGAGTTTATACAAATAATGATTTAATTGGTATTGAGATAGGTGGCGCTTTAAAAAACATTATCGCTTTAGCTGCTGGTATAACAGATGGAATTGGTTATGGTGATAACGCTAAAGCCGCGCTTATTACGAGAGGTTTAGCAGAAATTTCACGTTTAGGTGTTAAAATGGGTGCAGATCCTATGACATTCCTAGGTTTAGGAGGAATTGGTGACTTAATCGTTACTTGTACTTCAGTACATTCTCGTAACTGGAAATGTGGGAATATGTTAGGTAAAGGTGCAACTTTAGATGAAGCTTTAGAAGAGATGAATATGGTTGTTGAAGGTGTTAGAACGACTAAAGCTGCCCATCACTTAGCTGAAAAATATAACGTAGAAATGCCGATTACATCAATTTTATACAAAGTTTTATTTGAAGATTATCCTGTTCCAGAAGGCGTTAAAGACTTAATGGAACGCGACAAAAAATCAGAGAATATTTAA
- a CDS encoding DUF2768 domain-containing protein — MFDISRMDLMWVSFYSIGFMILAIILVYLARFKFKNRIISGITMLLAVISLIMAGIFMIVVLGGSSHA, encoded by the coding sequence ATGTTTGATATATCAAGAATGGATTTAATGTGGGTCTCTTTTTATTCTATTGGTTTTATGATATTAGCTATCATACTCGTTTATTTAGCTAGATTTAAATTCAAAAACAGGATTATAAGTGGCATTACGATGCTTTTAGCGGTCATATCACTTATAATGGCTGGCATATTTATGATTGTAGTATTAGGTGGTTCTAGCCATGCTTAA
- a CDS encoding HU family DNA-binding protein — translation MNKTELINSVSEKANLTKKEAGLAVDAVFESIQKSLSDGEKVQLIGFGNFEVRERAARKGRNPQTGKEIDIPASKVPAFKAGKALKDAVK, via the coding sequence ATGAACAAAACAGAATTAATCAATTCAGTAAGTGAGAAAGCTAATTTAACTAAAAAAGAAGCTGGTCTTGCTGTAGATGCAGTGTTCGAATCAATTCAAAAATCTTTATCTGACGGTGAAAAAGTACAATTGATTGGTTTCGGTAACTTTGAAGTACGCGAAAGAGCTGCTCGTAAAGGTCGTAACCCACAAACTGGTAAAGAGATTGATATCCCTGCAAGCAAAGTTCCAGCTTTTAAAGCAGGTAAAGCATTAAAAGATGCAGTTAAATAA
- a CDS encoding demethylmenaquinone methyltransferase yields the protein MVDNKSKAEHVHHVFQSISGKYDRLNNIISFEQHKRWRKLVMREMNVQPGSKALDVCCGTADWTIQLSHAVGPYGEVIGIDFSENMLEVGKQKTDDMANIHLIHGNAMSLPYEDNEFDYVTIGFGLRNVPDYIQVLNELKRVVKPGGMVVCLETSQPTMPVFKQLYQFYFKNIMPLFGKIFAKSLQEYNWLQESTLNFPGKKELARMFADVGYERIKYKGFTGGVAAMHLAYKPK from the coding sequence ATAGTGGATAATAAATCTAAAGCAGAACATGTACATCATGTTTTCCAAAGCATTTCTGGTAAATATGATAGATTAAATAATATTATTAGCTTTGAGCAACATAAGAGATGGCGTAAATTGGTCATGAGAGAAATGAATGTCCAACCAGGATCAAAAGCATTAGATGTATGTTGTGGGACAGCTGACTGGACTATACAACTTAGTCACGCAGTAGGTCCATATGGTGAAGTTATTGGTATAGACTTTAGCGAAAATATGCTAGAAGTTGGTAAACAAAAAACAGACGATATGGCAAACATCCATTTAATTCACGGTAATGCTATGAGCTTACCTTATGAAGACAATGAGTTTGATTACGTTACAATTGGTTTTGGACTAAGAAACGTACCAGACTATATACAAGTTCTAAATGAACTTAAAAGAGTTGTTAAACCAGGAGGTATGGTTGTTTGTTTAGAAACAAGCCAACCAACAATGCCTGTATTCAAACAACTTTACCAATTTTATTTCAAAAATATTATGCCGTTATTTGGAAAAATATTTGCAAAATCATTGCAAGAGTACAACTGGCTTCAAGAATCAACACTAAACTTCCCTGGTAAAAAAGAACTTGCACGCATGTTTGCAGATGTAGGTTATGAAAGAATTAAATATAAAGGCTTTACTGGCGGCGTAGCAGCAATGCATTTAGCTTATAAACCTAAATAA